From Poecile atricapillus isolate bPoeAtr1 chromosome Z, bPoeAtr1.hap1, whole genome shotgun sequence, one genomic window encodes:
- the PLK2 gene encoding serine/threonine-protein kinase PLK2, which translates to MELLRTIAHPPGGGGAKCCEAAAGRAAGGESRRKKAEEPPHQQPHQHGHPAAEVSRIITDPTTGKRYCRGKVLGKGGFAKCYEMTDLTTNKVYAAKIIPHSRVAKPHQREKIDKEIELHRMLNHRHIVQFYHYFEDRENIYILLEYCSRRSMAHILKARKVLTEPEVRYYLRQIVSGLKYLHEQEILHRDLKLGNFFINENMELKLGDFGLAARLEPLEHRRRTICGTPNYLSPEVLNKQGHGCESDIWALGCVMYTMLLGRPPFETTNLKETYRCIREARYSLPSSLLAPAKHLIASMLSKNPEDRPSLDEIIRHEFFLQGFTPDRLSASCCHTVPDFHLSSPAKNFFKKAAAALFGGKKDKARYFDTHNKLAKEDEEIYKLRHDLKKTSITQQAPKHKTDEEIQPLITTVGKPGALPETKQIGDSIRMIVRGTLGSCSSSSECLEDSTMGSVADTVARVLRGCLENMPEADSNPKEQLTASFQWVTKWVDYSNKYGFGYQLSDHTVGVLFNNGAHMSLLPDKKTVHYYAELGQCSVFSAPEAPEQFISQVTVLKYFSHYMEENLMDGGDLPSLTDVRRPRLYLLQWLKSDKALMMLFNDGTFQVNFYHDHTKVIICNQSEEYLLTYINEDRISTTFRLTALLVSGCSLELKHRMEYALNMLLQRCN; encoded by the exons ATGGAGCTGCTACGGACTATCGCCCACCCACCGGGCGGCGGCGGTGCCAAGTGCTgcgaggcggcggcgggcagAGCGGCCGGCGGCGAGTCGCGCAGGAAGAAGGCGGAGGAGCCGCCGCACCAGCAGCCTCACCAGCACGGCCACCCCGCAGCCGAGGTCTCCCGGATTATAACCGACCCCACGACGGGGAAGCGCTACTGCCGCGGCAAGGTGCTCGGAAAG GGTGGATTTGCCAAGTGTTACGAGATGACAGATTTGACAACAAATAAAGTATATGCTGCGAAAATCATTCCTCACAGCAGAGTAGCAAAACCTCATCAAAGAGAGAAG ATTGATAAAGAGATTGAGCTGCACAGAATGCTTAATCATAGACATATTGTGCAATTTTACCACTACTTTGAAGACAGAGAGAACATTTACATTCTTCTGGAATACTGCAGTAGAAGG tcAATGGCTCACATCTTAAAAGCAAGAAAGGTATTGACAGAACCAGAAGTACGATACTACCTCAGGCAAATTGTGTCAGGGCTAAAGTATCTTCATGAACAGGAAATCTTACATAGGGATCTTAAACTAG GTAACTTCTTCATCAATGAGAATATGGAACTGAAGCTGGGTGACTTTGGCTTGGCAGCGAGGCTGGAACCACTGGAGCACAGGAGGAG AACAATATGTGGCACACCAAATTACCTCTCTCCAGAAGTCCTCAACAAACAAGGGCATGGCTGTGAATCTGATATATGGGCCTTAGGCTGTGTAAT GTATACAATGCTGTTGGGAAGACCCCCATTTGAGACTACAAATCTTAAAGAAACATACAGGTGTATAAGGGAAGCAAGATACAGCCTGCCTTCATCTCTCTTGGCACCTGCAAAGCACTTAATAGCTAGCATGTTGTCAAAAAACCCTGAAGATCGGCCCAGTTTAGATGAAATAATTCGACATGAATTCTTCTTACAG GGCTTTACACCTGATAGATTGTCTGCAAGCTGTTGTCACACTGTCCCTGATTTCCATTTGTCAAGTCCTGCtaaaaatttcttcaaaaaagcagctgctgctctctttgGGGGTAAAAAGGATAAGGCCAGATACTTCGACACACATA ACAAGCTAGctaaagaagatgaagaaatctACAAGCTCAGACATGATTTGAAGAAGACCTCGATAACCCAGCAGGCCCCCAAACACAAGACAGATGAG GAGATTCAGCCTCTTATCACAACAGTGGGGAAGCCGGGAGCATTGCCAGAAACCAAGCAGATTGGAGACTCCATTCGGATGATAGTCAGAGGAACTTTGGGAAGCTGCAGCAGTAGTAGTGAAT GTTTGGAAGACAGTACCATGGGGAGTGTTGCTGATACAGTTGCAAGAGTATTGAGAGGATGTCTGGAGAACATGCCAGAAGCAGACAGCAATCCCAAAGAACAGCTGACAGCATCCTTCCAGTGGGTTACAAAATGGGTGGACTACTCCAACAAGTATGGCTTTGGGTATCAGCTGTCAGATCACACTGTTGGTGTTCTCTTCAACAATGGGGCACATATGAGCCTTCTGCCAGACAAAAA GACTGTGCACTACTATGCTGAGCTAGGCCAATGCTCTGTCTTCTCAGCCCCAGAGGCTCCTGAACAGTTCATTAGCCAAGTAACTGtactgaagtatttttctcACTATATGGAGGAGAACCTCATGGAT GGAGGAGACTTGCCCAGCCTAACAGATGTACGTAGACCCAGGCTTTACCTCTTACAGTGGCTCAAATCTGATAAAGCTTTAATGATGCTCTTCAATGATGGCACGTTTCAA GTGAATTTCTACCATGATCACACGAAAGTCATAATTTGCAATCAGAGTGAGGAATATCTCCTTACCTACATAAATGAAGACAGGATATCCACAACGTTTCGTCTGACAGCTCTTCTGGTTTCTGGATGTTCATTGGAACTAAAACACAGAATGGAATATGCTCTGAACATGCTGCTGCAGCGTTGCAACTGA